The following coding sequences are from one Streptococcus sp. NPS 308 window:
- a CDS encoding PFL family protein, protein MDIRQVTETIAMIEEQNFDIRTITMGISLLDCIDPDIERAAEKIYQKITTKAANLVAVGDEIAAELGIPIVNKRVSVTPISLIGAATDATDYVVLAKALDKAAKEIGVDFIGGFSALVQKGYQKGDEILINSIPRALAETDKVCSSVNIGSTKSGINMTAVADMGRIIKETANLSDMGAAKLVVFANAVEDNPFMAGAFHGVGEADVIINVGVSGPGVVKRALEKVRGQSFDVVAETVKKTAFKITRIGQLVGQMASERLGVDFGIVDLSLAPTPAVGDSVARVLEEMGLETVGTHGTTAALALLNDQVKKGGVMACNQVGGLSGAFIPVSEDEGMIAAVQDGSLNLEKLEAMTAICSVGLDMIAIPEDTPAETIAAMIADEAAIGVINMKTTAVRIIPKGKEGDMIEFGGLLGTAPVMKVNGASSVDFISRGGQIPAPIHSFKN, encoded by the coding sequence ATGGATATTAGACAAGTTACAGAAACCATTGCCATGATCGAGGAGCAGAACTTCGATATCAGAACCATCACCATGGGGATTTCCCTTTTGGATTGTATTGATCCAGATATTGAACGTGCTGCTGAAAAGATTTACCAAAAAATCACCACTAAAGCTGCAAATTTAGTGGCTGTAGGAGACGAAATTGCTGCAGAACTTGGGATTCCTATTGTTAATAAACGGGTATCGGTGACTCCGATTTCTTTAATTGGTGCAGCGACTGATGCGACGGACTATGTTGTTTTGGCAAAGGCTCTTGATAAGGCTGCCAAGGAGATTGGTGTTGACTTTATTGGTGGATTCTCTGCCTTGGTACAAAAAGGCTACCAAAAAGGAGATGAAATTCTCATCAATTCTATCCCACGCGCTCTAGCTGAGACAGACAAGGTTTGTTCGTCTGTTAATATTGGCTCAACCAAGTCAGGTATCAACATGACTGCGGTTGCAGATATGGGACGTATCATCAAGGAGACAGCGAACCTATCAGATATGGGTGCGGCCAAGTTGGTCGTATTTGCTAATGCTGTTGAGGACAATCCTTTTATGGCAGGGGCTTTCCACGGTGTTGGCGAAGCAGATGTTATCATCAATGTCGGGGTTTCGGGTCCTGGTGTGGTCAAGCGTGCCTTGGAAAAGGTTCGTGGACAGAGCTTTGATGTAGTAGCCGAGACGGTCAAGAAAACGGCTTTTAAGATTACTCGTATCGGTCAATTAGTTGGGCAAATGGCGAGTGAACGCCTTGGTGTTGACTTTGGAATTGTCGACCTAAGCTTGGCACCTACTCCTGCGGTTGGTGATTCTGTGGCTCGTGTCCTTGAGGAAATGGGCCTAGAAACAGTTGGTACGCATGGGACGACGGCTGCCCTCGCTCTTTTGAATGACCAAGTTAAGAAGGGCGGAGTGATGGCTTGTAACCAAGTCGGTGGCTTGTCAGGTGCTTTTATCCCCGTTTCTGAAGATGAGGGGATGATTGCTGCGGTGCAAGATGGCTCTCTAAATTTAGAGAAACTAGAGGCCATGACGGCTATCTGTTCAGTTGGACTGGATATGATTGCCATTCCAGAAGATACGCCTGCTGAAACCATTGCGGCGATGATTGCGGATGAGGCGGCAATTGGTGTGATTAACATGAAAACAACGGCTGTCCGTATTATTCCAAAGGGCAAAGAAGGCGATATGATTGAGTTTGGTGGCTTGCTTGGAACAGCTCCAGTTATGAAGGTTAATGGGGCTTCGTCTGTTGATTTCATCTCTCGCGGTGGTCAAATTCCAGCTCCAATCCATAGTTTTAAAAATTAA
- a CDS encoding ACT domain-containing protein, with translation MKAIITVVGKDKAGIVAGVSTKIAELGLNIDDISQTVLDEYFTMMAVVSSDEKQDFTYLRNEFETFGQTLNVKINIQSAAIFDAMYNI, from the coding sequence ATGAAGGCTATTATTACAGTGGTTGGCAAGGACAAGGCAGGTATCGTTGCAGGCGTGTCTACTAAGATTGCAGAGTTGGGTTTGAATATTGACGATATTTCTCAGACGGTGTTGGATGAATACTTTACTATGATGGCGGTCGTTTCTAGTGACGAAAAACAGGATTTCACTTATCTTCGAAATGAATTTGAAACTTTCGGTCAGACCTTGAATGTCAAAATAAATATTCAAAGTGCGGCGATTTTTGACGCTATGTATAATATCTAG